A region of the Drosophila subpulchrella strain 33 F10 #4 breed RU33 chromosome 3L, RU_Dsub_v1.1 Primary Assembly, whole genome shotgun sequence genome:
CTCACCTTTTCCAACCCTTCGGCTGCAGTATTTTCATTTCGTTGCCATTTGGAGTCGAAGGTTGCCCAGGATGCAGATGCTCGGCACAGACATTCGTACCCGGGCACATGCCTCCCTCTGCCGTTTGCCATTTTAATGAATACATAATTAGTCTTTTTGCCAAGCTCTCTCAATCCACCCACTTCCACATCCAAATAGTCCTCCTGCTCATACTCCTCTTCATGGCTTCTTTTGCTGATGCCACTGCAGCACCTGTTCAAATCATTTCTCTTCTGAACTTAATGTCCATGCAGCAACACGTTCTAAATGCACTTAAACCAATTTTATATTCCATTACTAAATAAACTCTTAGTTTTATCTTTTAcgatattttaacttttcattaaaatgaaaaagattTAGCAATAATACTTAATACTAATctaattttaaaagaatttagaTCCTTCAtgctttcattttttttatttaagtaaaagtgtctaaaagtatgcaacaatatatttttaatagggTTCTCTCCTGGATTCCTTTTGTTAGGGACTTTTTTTTACTGCCttcttttagacacctttataaGTAATTTCATATAAAGAAGAGTTTTTGTTCAAAATAGTAGATTAAAAATCAGATCAAACTAAATACCGTTTCAAGACATATCAATTTATTTCCACTTCTCTCAGTGCATCCTGCATGTGTAGTTCATTGGTTCATTTCATACTTTCATGCAATATGGAGATAATGTTTGCTCCAGTCCAGGTCCATCGCACAAAGCGAGAGCGAGAGGGTCGATAATGGGGGACAGAGATGGCAGCACATAATTGCCAGGATTACGCTGGCTCATAAACTTTTCCCGGGCATTTGCAATTGTGTTTGCATTTCTCTTCAATACCGGTGGATTCGCCAATGTTTTTGCGGGGTATGGCGAAAGGGAAGGAAATTTCTGTTTGCTGATAtcgtttatttaatatttaattgaatCCAGGCTGAGTCGATTTTTTCCATTAACAATCCCAGTTAAACCCACGACCCGTTCCACTTTTCCATCTGCGATAGTGGACAATGGGAATCCTTTGCGGGATATTAGTCCCGGCTTATCGGTTCATTTGGGTGCGCAAAATTGCAGATGAAATTTACGAAAATACCTGAACCAAACCGCAGGGTATTCGAATAAATTCCCAGCGATTGGTATCTGTGTTAGCGGGTTTTGTACGTGCCACAGACCGCAGAAGCCACTGGATCATCCTACTTTTTAATATGTATTATGCAATATCCGAGCAACAGCCACTTTAAACTGGGTATAGAGGGattgaaaataaaaccaaattaataacttctAGTTAAAGTTGTAAGCCGCATCCTTTGCAGCGGCCTTTTGGGGCCCGAGTTTATTACTCAAAGGAATTGGTCGGGGCCCAAAGTAGCAGCGGATGCCCATAAATATATCATGAAATCAAAAACTTTTCCACAACTTCTACTTCTGGTTGGCTGCCGCTTCTTTTTGATTGGTGGCAAGACCCCCGCCACCAACACTAACACTGGGAAAAAGGGGAACTCCTTAATACTTAGCTTGCCCTTTAATTATACAAATGAAACgtaatacaatttttgaataaatcttttaattGTTCTGATATCCTATCCAAATTTTAAAAGGTAATGTAAATTATCTTTACATTGGTTTTTAACatgttaaaaatttatttaaataatttattttaatttacaaaTATATGGCATTAGTAAGTTTTAAAAGGAGCATTTTAAAAATCACTGAAGGTAAAAGGATTATGTTGTTTAGTCCTTGAAATGTCATGTGACTTTCGGTTTCCTATATTATCTTTTTCAGTATGATTTCTATAAAGTTTGAATGAGCAGGGTTTCAGGATAATATTTCGCGATGTTattatgtaaatattttgtatatgatatatgtgtatattttCCTCTGTGCACCACCCATTTGACCTCCCTAAACTTGCGTGTAAACGTGTGGGGCAAAGTGCTGGCCACACGGACAACAAAATGAGCAGGAGCAGAAGCTGGAACAGGAGCAGGAGCGTTCGCTCAAAGGAGCAGAGTAATGCGTTTCCGTTTCCGGACCGGCTCCTTGCCTTCCAGATCCCCTCCTGCCCCTTCCTACGGCTCCGTGTCCCTGCTGCCAGTCAATTCAATAAAACTTGTGtccatttcatttaaaattctcTGTTCTATCTCTGCGCTCCTGACTGCTTCTGCTCCTGCTTCTGCTTCTCTCAAATTAATGGTGTTAAAATTAGTGCCTCAGACGGAGTGGCTGCCCGCATCCTTGCCACCGAGCTGGAACTTTGCCTCCTGCCACCTGCCACCTGCCCCTTCCACCTGACACCCTCTTCTATTTATTTAGTTGTCACTCTGTGGAAATTATGCCGCCTAGTCGGGCTGCTTTGGCTCCTGCGACACGTGTAACTGGATCTTGGTCCTTTTTCCCCCTGTTCGAAACTTTTCCACCTTAAAGTTTATACTTTGGACCAACTTTTTTTCTAACTTTTCCCCTTCACTCTCTTTGTATTTTCAGGTGCGATTCAGATTCAGGAGCGTCGTTTTTTTGGCATCCTCCGGCCGGCGAAAAGAAAGGACGACGGTAAGTGGCCGGGTGTTGAAGGAATTAAGCCCCGAATGGAAAACCGAATATTTCCCTAATGAAACCAATTAAGCAAACggcaaaatggccaaaaatTGTGGCcggtaaaagtgaaaaatcaAAGGCTAGACAATGGGTAAACAAGGCAGGGAAAGggtgaaagtgttgaaagGACGGCGAAAGGATTGCCTCAATTGCGAAATGAACACACAGGGAAACGTCCGTCAATTAATGGGACTTTGCAATTTCAAATGTCCTGTGGCTGATTGAAAACCTGCTTAAATCAGCTTAAATGTGTAGGAATAAAAAGAGGGAagttactttaaaaatatagataCTAAAAAAAGAACCATTtgccttaaaaaaaatagaacaAAAAATCTTGCTAGCAAgaacaatattattattaaatcaggaattttaaaacaatttaattaaattgtatcCAAATAATAAACAGAATAAAAATCCTGTTTTTATTGCTAGTAAATGGAAATGTTCCACACTTGTACAAATACAGATTGAAGGTTTTTGCTGGCTGTGGAAAAGCCATTTGGCAAAATCAATACATTTATTTAGACCGCAGGCTGGAGAGTGAAAAGCAAATCAAATGCCGGCAAACGACACAAAATGTATTTAGCATTTGGAGGCATTTCCCAGAGCGGCCAAATATTGTAAAGGTAACTCAAATACCCAGTCCAGTTGGGTCCAGGTCGATTGCTCCATTCCAAATACAGGGAACCGGACTTGTCCTGAACATCGATCCACTGCCTATTTGGTTTTGGCCAAATCGTTTTACGCTTTGTTGCCGCCAGCCATTCGCCCAGCCAGGATGCAAATATGTGCAGAGGCTTAACGTATCCAATAAAGCCAGTGTCCAAAAAGACGGACATGGAGATGGAGGTGGCTggggatgaggatgaggagtATATACTATAGGTGGGGTTGGATGTAGAGATGGAGGGGCTAAGGCCCAGAAACTGATGGACAAAGCTCTGCGGACTCAGCTCGTCATCGGTGGACATAAGCAGCTCAGTGGCTCATTCAGCTCATACAGAGCAAAAAGGATTTTGGCATTAAATAGCTATACTTTTTAAATTGCCTGTCGTTCAAAGCTGTTTTCTGGGTTGATTAGAAAGTTCTAATAGAAATGTAACACTTTTCGTACTTTATCATAAGCTTAAAACATAAACAGTTAGAAAAAAATATCAGTAATGGAACATATTCTTAATTAAATACTcgtatattattatatgattaaaacattttgttttACCTATTTTTCAGTTCCTAAGTTGAAAAACTTGCCATGataggatttttttttatttaaaatgttttaagagtttctaaaattataaaatttatttttgaatttacAAGTTAATCACTTTGATAAACTATTTATTGAAAGAGTGGCTTGTAGTTATAGCTACAGGTATTAGGTATTGGGTATTAAgtatttttatcttttttatctttttttttcattGCAAACATTTCGTTTAAACTCCAACAATATAAAGAGCTTTCATTAATTTTCTCACTCACTATGTTAtcactttatttatttaaagggGTTAAATGAATCATGATTCATGGGTACTTTTCGCCTCCACATTTTTCGCTTGTGCAGGGCTCAATGGCTCAATGATTAAGCCGCTCAGTTGATTCCGAGCCCTTACCACGTGTCCCGAGGATTAGATGAGGCTCAGAAACAACAACTTCATCTGTGGAAGGTGGTTTGGTGGAGTGGTGCGTGTGCGGCTTTAATTCGTTTCGCTGCAACAATGTTGCCATTGTGGTGCGATTTATATCGCGGGCCTTAAATGTCATTACCGGCTAAATGCCTTTAAATGGCCCCCATCCATTCGGGCTGACCAGTTGGTTTGGCGCCAGCAGCCGAAAGTGCGACCACCGACCACCCGTCGAGAGGCTTTATAGGATGTGGGGAATGGGATCCTCCGCGGATCGGGTTTTCCTCCTGGAGCGGGCAGACGCATTTATCATCCCGACCCGTGACGCGCTGTCGCCTTCAATTACACGCAAATTATTCTGCGCTCAGCGAACGGCGGCACCTGTATTTACCTGTTTTGCATCCGAAAATGGTTATGGGACTGGGCATGGGGGCATCTGCTATGGGTTTATCTCTATATCGCAGACAGCGCCATCTGCCGGGGAGGCGGCCAGTGATCCATCTACCTTATGTCAAGCGCCGACCAACCGATGCCAATCTGATGCTCCAGTTCGGATAGTTTGGTCTCCCTGGCAGCGATTAAATTGATTGATCAATGGGTGTTTGGGAAAGGCGGATTAGAGTCCATTCCAATGTGGATACTCCAAAGGCGATTAAAATGAATGGGACTTAAGATCTTTGAATATCTAGAGATCGAGAGGTGTTTGAATTCCTTTTCCTGACTTATTTGGTTGTGTACCACAAATTGGAAGAGATTATTGTTCTAAAAGTTTGTGGTCTAATGATTTTCCGTACTTAGATAGTTTTTGGGGTAAAATTTCCGGGTAAAACTCTTAAAACAAACATActggaacattttttttatcaaaaacgAGCATTTTTTGGGTCTATTTCACCGTAATTCGGTTGAATAAATAGCCTTAACTAAAAGAAACACTGTTTCGTCCAGCTAAAAAGCTACGCTAACGATAAACATAACTTTTGGgtagatttttaaaatttaaaattccaCCCGATTTTGCATTTTGTATAAGGGGTATCATCACaattttttgcgaaaaatggtcaaaaataaatattttcagcattaaatgccaatcgattgggaattttaTTGCGGgttcaacgaggtatgacactTCATATTCTGACCATTATATTTCTAgtttttatcaaaatactGATTTTTTAAGGTGATACTGtgaaataaagattttttacTAGACCAACTAAGTTCCTAAACGTTAAATCTGGAATTAcagattaaattaatttaaaaaaaatctcgAGCTTTGACTTAGTAAACCAAAACTGATCTCTGCATTTAAGGagtaagcctagttttatgtGTAGCTTTCTTAGGCCAATATATTAAAGCAAGCAAAACTTGTCTGGCCATCCAATTGGGATCTTTGAATTGCCCATTTCCACTGACATTCCCATTCACTTTATTCAGCCATTGACACTCGTTTCTTTTAATTGTCCACTAAAATATGCCGCATGCCCGAGTCGAGAGCTATGCAAATACTTCAAGTTTTCCTCAAGTGCGCGACTGCGAGAAGCCAAAGTCTTTGCCTCTGGACCCCAGCGAAACCCCAGCAATCCCCACCAAATCCCACCCAATCCTCGCCAGCCCCCTGATTTCTAATTAAACAATACAAATGCGAATTGGTAGCCAAAAGACAAAGACACAAATACCGGGGGCTTGGAATTTCGGCGGTGTTGAGTGCCCCGAGCTTCGTCAACAATTTCTTAGTGCAAATGTGAAGAGGGGATCTCCGTCGCTGCCTggaattttataattaatcgGCGGGGATTTCGCGCACACGTCTATCTCTCTCTTTATTCACAACCAGCCATCCCTTAGGTCTACAAAGTCGTCCAGCTCCTCGGCGTAATCCTCGCCAGCTCCGTCGCCCTCGCCGTGTCGCGAGTAGTGATTGAAAATCATGTCCCTGGCCGCCGGAATCACCTTGCCGCTCTCGCATCCGTGCATGTCCTCGTACGTGATTTCGCCGCCGTGGCCCATTCCGCCCAGGTCGTAGCTGCCATGgccaccacctcctcctccacccTTGCCAATACCACCTCCATGTGTGGAGAAGCCAAGTACTTTGTACACTGTTTGCTTCacacctcctcctccgccgccgccgccgccatgGGCTCCATGGAGCACCTTGTAGACCGTGTGGGTGTGGTGGTGCGTCTTCACCTTGACCGGCACGTGGATGATGAGGCGCCGATGGCCCAGACGACGCGTTTGGATTCCCGTCGTCATCAACAGGAACATTATGGCCAGGAAATGAGCCGCCATCGAAGGACTTCGTGATGACAACTGGTTTGGGGGAATCAAATGAGATAATGTTCTGAGATAGGGTTCTATTTTATTGGCTCTAGAACTAACcatcttttaaaaaaacaccCTTTTAATCAGGAACCACTAAGAATCAGGTGCAGATTTAGAAATCTTAAGTGCTGAGTCGTAACCTTCTAATCAGGAATTGAACATCAGAAAAGGTTATCCATCATTTTCAaagaatttaaacaaaatctTATAAATTAAAGTATGATAAGGATATACatcattatttttgtttaactgttaaatgtatttcaatttGAAGAATTGCCATTTTTTAACCACTtccattaaatttattttttttggcagaAGAATTCGTAAATTGTGCCAAATTGCCATGGAAAATTGAGTTTTATTAAAGTGTTCATttaaatataacaattattttaGAGTTGAACGGTTTTTGTCATTTTTAGAGAgcaattaaacatttttcattAAGGCAGATcacaactttgaaattttttaagttttatgagaattttaaactgattttatttaaacgagGTTCTAGTGCATTTTTTAACGATCAGCTTTAAGTTGACTCACTTTGGTCATTGTGGTGATGTAGATGGACGTTTTGTATTCCTGCTGATTAGGCTGGTTAAGCAGGTCCTTTAATTAATCCTTTAGTTTGTCGACTCCCACCACCGAATCCGAGTGGCGCGCGTTCGCTTTCAACACTGTGTAGGCCGGCTGGAATCGATGGGCCTTTTATACGGATGCAGTAATCAGGTTCAGTGCACCATGGCCGCATGTGGCGTACTTACGAGACTCGCCCGCATCCCCACATCCACCTGGCCCACCCATCCATCATTATCTTCGGCGGCAGTGGTGTCGATTGCATTGCAGCCTCCACGGAGCCGCAACATTTGCATGTGCAGCACCACAGTCGCGTCCAGAGTTACGTGTGCCTAATTATTGCTTACAGCTTGTTGCTTGATGGAGCACTGAGAGAAACACTAAGCTCGGGATACAATTTTTTGgctaaataaaatgttaagtCCCTAAGAGGCAAAGACATTCCTTAATCCCTTTTTTAAGAAACatgataaaattatatacGATTAAATTGTTTCCAATAAATTAAAGTCCATATTACTCTTTAGTGAAAAAATTTCTTATGATTTCTTAAACAAAACAAgtcaaaacaattttattttggatttcTACAAAAAATACCATAAAAACCATCCTACGAAAACGCTAGTTTCACCCAGCagtcttttaaaaattccTTTATTTTAGGAAATTTATAATACAAGACTTAACAGTTTTTATAACCGCATCACTCTCTCTAATTTAAACTATTCTGACTGATAAGTATAGCCAAAGAACCTCTCAGGTACTAATTTCTCTCAGTGTGGGCCTAAACTTGGGGCGCGGTCGGTGCCCAGTGGAGCGTTTCGAGTATTTTGTGCCAACAAAACAATTTTCGCCACAGCCTCTCTGCTCTTGGAGCTCCTGGATAACTTGGATAGCTCGGATCGCTGAATCGGAAGCGGCATTTTGGTGACTGGCTCTGGGAGCCGGCGAAACGGAATCGGAATTACCATTGCCAACCATGCCCACTGGCATCTCACATACGCCACCGCTCGATTTTGAATTCAATCCCAGCCCAtccctttaaaaaatataatttaatccAGCGGCCACTTCGCGCTTTGTTCAACATTTTATGCAATGCCGCGAAATGCGGAAAAGACATAGATTCGCGCGTGTTTTCCATTTAACATTATTACTTTAATTACATTTCACCGACGAGCATGCGAGAGGTGCCCAGAGGCCAGTATTTAATTCGTTGCGTattaatattcatttcatTAGCATTCGCCGGCGATCGGTTTCATTTACATACGTAACTTGGACAATAGCTCACCTAGTTTACGGGGCGTATGCGTAACATATCGTTAGGGAGATTGCTTTTGAGTTATAATGAAAGCCTTTCGTTTAAGGTTTTGAACTGAGGTAACCTGCATTAtatagatttattttatattgtttCCTTTAAAACAAAGTTACTAGCTATTTTTAATGAGGACAATTTAATGTTGTGCCTTGAATACTTTTAATAACCTTATTTTGTACAATGAATATCAGGATTAGATCAATTAAAATTATGTCCCCTGCTGCTCTGCAATAACCATAAAATTATTACTATTTTACGACTTTTGGCCATTAATTGGAACTTTCCTCATTGCTCTGCATCAGTAAATACAACTACTTCTATATACCTACTTATATGCAATCCACATTcgttccattatatggatttAATATCGCGCACAGAATGTGCACTCGTAAAAAGCCCAAGCACACTTACGCAACAGAATGAAAATCCAGAGGAAAATGGGAGGTTTTCCACCCACCCAGAAAAGCATATGGCATATGGCTAATGAAACGTGGCCCGAAAGTTTGTCCGTCGGGCAGATAAACTGCAGTAATAAGTAAACTCCGAAATGCGTTGTGGAAAACGTGCGCCATGAATCCCATAACTTTATGGCAATGGCCCACTCTAATTGTCCCGAAAGAGGGTCAGTAGATTGGAGATTGGGACAGGAAGATGCTCCAGAGATGGTTTTGCCACCTTCACTCCTTTACCTTTCATGTCCCGGAAGGGTATTACAAGTGCTTTCAAGTTTGTCAAGAACTTGAGGAGTTTCTATGGTTTCATAAAACACTTTTTTGATAatccaaatatttttaacaaatcaAATATGTTTATTAGAATACTCCTATACATTTTATCGGCTTGATTTTATAAACCACTTGTATtatcatttcgtcctattcagaTTGAATCAAAAAAGAtccaaatttattttatgggACTTTTTGCCTGCCAAGATTGTAAAAATGTTGTTGATCTTGAtagtgtttttttaaatttacgaAGTAGTTTTTtggtataatttaaattacatCATGGCTTCAAAGAAGACCTGGAAGATGAACAAGGAGATATATAGATAGTGATAGATAGATTACTAACTAAGATTTATTTAACTTTCATTGAAGAAAAAAGTTGAGTGAATTGAtaaataaatttctataaGGCTTTTGGTATATTTAAGGTTAAAATTAGACTAAGCTCTAATCTCTTTTAAGAGGTATTGCAAAGGGCTATCCCAAAACAAGTGCTCTTTACTCGATTCCCTACTTCCGCAGCTTTCTCGAAATGTTTGCCTGGGTGTAGTAATAATTTTGATCAACTTTTATAAGCGGCGTCATCAACCTGTGTGTCAGGGGCGTAGGGGTGTTTAGCGGGGATTTAGGGGGGTGTACGCAAGGGGAGGTTGTGTGTATGCAAGGGGCTTTTAACAGCTGCAGGAGTTAAGCCCCGAcctttgttgctgttgccttGGATGTTATGCCTAGCCATAAACTGCATGCGAAATTACCAAAAAGCTCGCACATACACACACCCACCCACAGTTTGTTGGATTTAGGGGCAAAAAGTTGCTCATTTACAGCAATCTGGTTGCGAAGGATAACTGGGGGTGGTTGAGGGGGTTCAAGTTTCGTCCTAGAGGATGCTGCTAATAAAATGAGAGTCGAGGCGCTAACAAGCCGCAGCGGACCGAGGCGAGCTCCGGAAAACCCGACAGGCAGTGAAACTAACCCAACCAAGCCGAGTCGTAAATCCTGCCTCTGCTGCTCTGCCTGCCCCCCAAAAAAATACAACCCACCCATTTCCATTCCCACTCTAACTCCACCCCCCATCCCATGAATCCTGCACTATCCCAACCCGTATCCGGGCTAAGCAAACTCGTAAATTTGAGGAAATTACAACATGAAAGTCCTGGGCAGCATTGCGCGACtctaaattaaataaaaatacactGGGTGGGGTATCAAGCCGGATgcactaagaaaaattaaaaggaTCTCTAGCACGTATAACAAaagtatttacttttatatcattatcattacaTGTGGAAAATACATTATTAAGctgtaataatttttaaaatataatatggtCCATAATATAATATGTCAAGGTTTTGATATCACCGATCAAAGTGTcagaaagtatgcaacaatgtATTTTAAAACCGAAAGCCTAATAGATTGTGTTTTTGAAATACGTcattattttatgtatatcatcattttagacacctttaaaGAACGAGGGTGATTTTGTTCTCATTGGTAATGTCTTTAAGCCAAATCTCATTAGAAAATCAAATCTGTTTTAGAGATAGCTTTTCAAAATCAAGCCAAATTCCTAGAAAGATGTCTCTAAGTCAATGCAGGAACTTCATAATTTCGGTAAAAATTTTTCCGGTGTCGCTGGGTGTTGAAAGGGGGAGGCCTAGAACATGGGCACTGGTCAAAACTTTCCGCACCTGTTGGCCAAACTCGGACGATGGTCGAAAAACCTGGCGTTAATTAAAGCTGCAACATAAGCTCTCGCCGGACACAGCCCACTGATCCTAGTGGATTGCCTTTTTCCTGGATTCCTGGATTGAGTGGGTGGGTGGTGGCCACTCGGGAGTTGGAGTTTGGGTTGGACTATGGGTGGGCGGCTAGTTGGGGGGACAGGCAATAGAGCGCGCACAGATTTGTGGCAgcaaaagcggcaaaaagtttcGCCATCCGCTCGAGATTTATGTCAAACTAAAGCACTTGATGGCAGAATAGTTGGCATTTAATGG
Encoded here:
- the LOC119555488 gene encoding glycine-rich cell wall structural protein — translated: MTKLSSRSPSMAAHFLAIMFLLMTTGIQTRRLGHRRLIIHVPVKVKTHHHTHTVYKVLHGAHGGGGGGGGGVKQTVYKVLGFSTHGGGIGKGGGGGGGHGSYDLGGMGHGGEITYEDMHGCESGKVIPAARDMIFNHYSRHGEGDGAGEDYAEELDDFVDLRDGWL